The uncultured Tateyamaria sp. region CTGGGAAGTTTGAAACCCGCGTCCTTTTCCGTGTTGGCGGCGAACTCGCCCGCGGCAGAGGATTCGAGGCGCAGGTCCAGTTCGCCCTGCACGACGCCATCGAAATGGGCGATGACGTCCATGGGTCGCAGGCGCCGGGCGCCGGGGGCAAACACCTCGACAATGCGGGCGGCGAAATAGAAGGCGTCGATGTCCTTCTGGAACGCTTTTTCGATGCCCGGACGCAGCACCTTGACCGCCACGAACGTGTCTTCGTTCGCCAGCTTGGCCTTGTGCACCTGCGCGATGGAGGCGGCGGCAACCGGTTCGCTGAACTCCGAGAACAGGGCATCGGTGGGCACGCCCAGTTCACGCTCAACCTCGGCCTTGGCGTCGGTGGCGGGGAAGGCGGGCAACTGGTCTTGCAACACACGCAACTGGACCGCCAGTTCGTCGCCCACCACGTCCGGCCGTGTCGACAGGATTTGGCCAAACTTGATGTAGGCAGGGCCGAGTGCCGTGATCGCGCGGATGGCGGGCGGCATCGTCGGATCGCCCTTGTAGCCCAGCCAGCGGAACGGTTTGGCCAGCGCCTTGGCAACGAAGCGCAGGGCGGGTGGGGCTTCGAACGCGTCGAGGACGACATTCATCGCGCCCGCACGTTCCAACGTCGCGCCCGTGCGGATCAGGCGGATGATGTTGTGGGGGCCTCTCACCGGGGTGTCCCCGCGGGGACAAAACCGCCGCCCAGAAGTGTCCCCGCGGGGACACTTGCGCTTAACGCCTTGTTAAACACAATATATTGAAAAATCATCAGATTTTCCACCCGGAATGCAGGCAGGCGATGCCCATGGAGAGATTCCGGTACTTGGCATTCTCGAACCCTGCGGTGCGGACCATGGACAGGAACGTCTCCTGATCGGGGAACTTGCGGATGCTCTCGACCAGGTATTGATAGCTGTCGCGGTCGTTGGCGATCAGCTTGCCCATGTTGGGGATCACGTTGAAGCTGTAGAGGTCATAGAGCTTTTGCAGCCCGTCATTGGGCAACTGGCTGAACTCAAGCACCATCAGGCGGCCGCCGGGTTTCAGCACGCGGTAGGCTTCGTTCAAAGCGTCCTGGGGCCTTGTCACGTTCCTTATGCCGAAGCTGATCGTATAGACGTCGAAGGTGTTGTCGTCGAAGGGCAGGGCCATCGCGTCGCCGACGACCCAATCAAGGCTGTCGGCCATGCGGTCCGCCTCGGCCCGTTTGCGGCCTTCTACCAGCATGGGTTCGGTGAGATCCAGCACGGTGGCGTGGCCGTGGCCCGCACGTTTCAGAAACTTGAACGAGATGTCGCCGGTGCCCCCCGCCACATCCAGCAGCTTTTGCCCGGCGCGGGGGGCCAGCCAATCCATCATCGCCTCTTTCCAGATGCGGTGGATGCCGACGCTCATCACGTCATTCATGATGTCGTATTTCGACGCGACCGAGCCGAACACGCCCCGCACACGACCGGCCTTTTCATCCTCGGGTACGGTTTCAAACCCGAAATGCGTTGTCTTGTCTTCGGTCATGGCTGGGGCGTCTTTGTTGTTTGGTCAGGCCTTGTTATAGGCCGCTGGCGGACATACACAACGTGACCCTTTCGCCGCAGGAGTTTGCCGTCGATGCCCGAACTGCCGGAAGTTGAGACCGTCCGACGCGGCCTTGTGCCCGCGATGGAAGGGGCCGTGATCGCGCAGGCGGATGTGAACCGGCCCGATCTGCGGTGGCCGTTTCCGGCTGGGATGGCCGAGCGGTTGAGCGGGCAGCAGGTGTTGGGGCTGCGGCGGCGGTCAAAGTACATTTTGGCTGATCTGGCGTCGGGTGAGACGCTGCTGATCCATCTGGGGATGTCGGGGCGGATGCTGGTGTCCGGGGATCCGCTTGGGCAGTTCGTGCACGCGCATCCGGCACCCGAGAAGCACGACCATGTGGTGCTGCACATGGACAATGGCGCGCGCATCACGTTCAACGATCCGCGGCGGTTCGGGGCGATGGATCTGATGGAGACGGCAACGGCAGAGCAACACAAGCTGCTGGCCGTTCTTGGGCCCGAGCCGCTGGGCAACGCGTTCAACGAGGATCATCTGATATCGGCATTCGAGGGCAAAAACACGCCCGTCAAATCCGCGCTGCTGGATCAGAGAATCGTCGCGGGACTGGGCAATATCTATGTCTGCGAGGCATTGTACCGCGCGGGCATCTCGCCCATGCGCAAGGCAGGGCGCATTTCCAAAGCGCGCGTTGCGGCGCTGGTGCCGATCATCAGGGATGTGCTGGCCGAAGCGATCGAGGCGGGCGGATCAAGCTTGCGGGATTTCCGTCAAGCGGATGGCGAGCTTGGGTATTTTCAGCATCGGTTCGATGTTTACGGGCGGGAAGGGGAACCTTGTCGGAGCCCCGGGTGTTCCCAATCCATCATGCGCGTGGTGCAGGCGGGGCGGTCGTCCTTCTACTGTAGGTCGTGCCAATCTTGACTTGAAACGGGGTCCCCCCGTGATAAGCGTTACCACTTGAAACATAACAAACCAAAGGCAGACCCATGGCCTATGAGACGATCATCGTCGACGTAGAAGACCACATCGCGAAGGTGACGCTGAACCGTCCCGATGCGCTGAATGCCCTGAATGATCAACTGATGTCCGAACTGGCCGACGCGATGGCCGGGTGTCAGCAAAATGACAAGGTGCGCTGTATCGTCATCACCGGGTCGGAAAAGGCGTTCGCCGCCGGGGCCGACATCGCGATGATGAAGGACAAGTCCTTTACCGAAGTGTTCACCGAGGATCTGTTCGGGCCGGAAACCGACGCCATCGTGCGGGTGCGCAAACCCGTGATTGCCGCCGTATCCGGCTATGCGCTGGGCGGGGGGTGCGAATTGGCGATGATGTGCGATTTCATCATTGCGTCGGACACGGCCAAGTTTGGTCAGCCCGAGATCAACCTGGGAGTGATGGCCGGCATTGGCGGCACGCAGCGCCTGACCCGCGCCGTGGGCAAGGC contains the following coding sequences:
- the mutM gene encoding bifunctional DNA-formamidopyrimidine glycosylase/DNA-(apurinic or apyrimidinic site) lyase; this encodes MPELPEVETVRRGLVPAMEGAVIAQADVNRPDLRWPFPAGMAERLSGQQVLGLRRRSKYILADLASGETLLIHLGMSGRMLVSGDPLGQFVHAHPAPEKHDHVVLHMDNGARITFNDPRRFGAMDLMETATAEQHKLLAVLGPEPLGNAFNEDHLISAFEGKNTPVKSALLDQRIVAGLGNIYVCEALYRAGISPMRKAGRISKARVAALVPIIRDVLAEAIEAGGSSLRDFRQADGELGYFQHRFDVYGREGEPCRSPGCSQSIMRVVQAGRSSFYCRSCQS
- the ubiE gene encoding bifunctional demethylmenaquinone methyltransferase/2-methoxy-6-polyprenyl-1,4-benzoquinol methylase UbiE, which encodes MTEDKTTHFGFETVPEDEKAGRVRGVFGSVASKYDIMNDVMSVGIHRIWKEAMMDWLAPRAGQKLLDVAGGTGDISFKFLKRAGHGHATVLDLTEPMLVEGRKRAEADRMADSLDWVVGDAMALPFDDNTFDVYTISFGIRNVTRPQDALNEAYRVLKPGGRLMVLEFSQLPNDGLQKLYDLYSFNVIPNMGKLIANDRDSYQYLVESIRKFPDQETFLSMVRTAGFENAKYRNLSMGIACLHSGWKI
- a CDS encoding enoyl-CoA hydratase — protein: MAYETIIVDVEDHIAKVTLNRPDALNALNDQLMSELADAMAGCQQNDKVRCIVITGSEKAFAAGADIAMMKDKSFTEVFTEDLFGPETDAIVRVRKPVIAAVSGYALGGGCELAMMCDFIIASDTAKFGQPEINLGVMAGIGGTQRLTRAVGKAKAMDMNLTGRFMDAEEAERSGLVSRVVPAKKLMEEAMSAAEKIAEKSMISVMAVKEAVNRSFETPLREGLLFERRVFHSLFATEDQKEGMAAFLEKREAQFRDK